One Fusarium oxysporum f. sp. lycopersici 4287 chromosome 8, whole genome shotgun sequence genomic region harbors:
- a CDS encoding signal transducing adaptor molecule, whose protein sequence is MCFLATNIGIAKATDENLTSEDWGAIIEVCDKVGNDQNGPKEAVQSIIRRLAHRNANVQLYTLELAHALAQNCGKNMHRELSSRAFTDALLRLTNDRNTHTQVKSKIIEHMKSWSEMFSSDPELGIMSDAYNRATRSNPNIQPPSAPQKQGLTELDRQKEEDELQMALKLSLQEEERKKTAASSPGAQAGPSGQTESPAPSAPAGTTAATVSRVRALFDFAPSEPGELEFKKGDVIAVLESVYKDWWRGSLRGKTGIFPLNYVEKLTDPTPDELQREAQMEAEVFAEIKNVEKLLTLLSTSNTAPREEDNEEISKLYHQTLAIRPKLIKLIEKYSQKKDDFTQLNEKFIKARRDYEALLESSMAHPPQHNYQQYAMRPGPGQGYPQAGGYPPQGAALQDPSRYYTPGPQEQPPYQASSPPPNFQNQPQGQPAPFYVAGAEVPAGSQPYPPRNESPSNGKQPAPINTSTPGPNFNPYNQSQSNNPYTQAPTGGRPGSTYGAQELATSVYDSPIATNNPQQPTSAATFSSSVYSPEEPNENASAPPPGPYATHQQQPQQYQSYNPSQVPPMPTGSAPPPPQSVMTPPPLNPGNAGGYDARHGLPSQGGAGGQAQYKPYVPPGDGPSAPAPDSYYQSGGVY, encoded by the exons ATGTGCTTTCTTGCGACTAACATCGGTATAGCCAAGGCCACCGACGAGAACCTCACGTCTGAGGATTGGGGCGCCATTATCGAGGTCTGCGACAAAGTAGGCAACGACCAAAATGGCCCCAAGGAGGCTGTTCAGAGCATCATTAGACGTCTTGCGCATCGCAACGCCAATGTCCAGCTTTACACTCTTGAG CTTGCGCATGCACTAGCCCAAAACTGTGGGAAGAACATGCACCGCGAACTTTCCAGCCGTGCCTTTACAGATGCCCTCCTCCGTCTTACCAACGACCGTAATACCCACACACAAGTCAAGTCTAAAATTATCGAGCACATGAAGAGCTGGTCCGAGATGTTCAGCAGCGATCCCGAGTTGGGCATTATGAGCGATGCTTACAACCGTGCCACACGAAGCAACCCGAACATCCAGCCCCCAAGTGCTCCTCAAAAGCAGGGCCTCACCGAGCTCGATCgccagaaggaagaggatgaatTGCAGATGGCTCTCAAATTGAGTctgcaggaggaggagcgcAAGAAGACTGCTGCAAGCAGTCCAGGCGCACAAGCCGGTCCTAGTGGCCAGACAGAGAGCCCTGCTCCTTCTGCGCCAGCTGGAACTACAGCGGCCACGGTGAGCCGGGTACGTGCGCTCTTCGACTTTGCTCCTTCTGAGCCCGGAGAGCTGGAATTCAAGAAGGGTGATGTGATTGCTGTTCTCGAGAGTGTATACAAGGACTGGTGGCGAGGCTCTCTCAGGGGCAAGACTGGCATCTTCCCGCTCAACTATGTCGAAAAGCTCACCGATCCCACACCGGATGAATTACAACGCGAGGCTCAGATGGAAGCCGAGGTGTtcgccgagatcaagaacgtTGAGAAGCTCCTCACGTTATTGAGCACTTCCAACACAGCGCCCCGAGAGGAAGATAACGAGGAGATTTCC AAGCTTTACCACCAGACTCTTGCGATTCGACCAAAGCTTATCAAGCTAATCGAGAAGTACTCtcagaagaagg ATGACTTTACACAGCTGAACGAAAAGTTCATCAAGGCTAGACGGGACTACGAGGCTCTGTTGGAGTCTTCCATGGCCCACCCTCCTCAGCACAACTACCAGCAATACGCAATGCGACCGGGTCCCGGTCAGGGCTATCCTCAAGCTGGCGGATATCCTCCCCAGGGAGCAGCTCTTCAGGACCCCTCAAGATATTATACTCCTGGCCCACAAG AACAACCTCCTTATCAAGCATCGTCTCCTCCCCCTAACTTCCAGAACCAACCTCAAGGTCAACCGGCACCTTTCTATGTAGCAGGAGCTGAGGTGCCCGCTGGTTCGCAGCCCTACCCTCCCCGGAACGAGTCTCCTTCCAATGGTAAACAGCCAGCCCCTATCAATACCTCGACACCGGGCCCGAACTTCAACCCTTACAACCAATCTCAGAGCAACAACCCTTACACGCAAGCGCCTACGGGAGGACGGCCTGGTAGCACATACGGAGCCCAAGAGTTGGCTACATCTGTCTACGATTCCCCTATAGCAACCAACAACCCACAGCAACCGACTTCGGCTGCCACATTTTCAAGCTCGGTGTATTCTCCTGAAGAGCCCAACGAGAACGCCAGCGCACCACCCCCTGGTCCTTATGCAAcgcatcagcagcagcctcaacaatACCAGAGCTACAACCCTTCCCAAGTCCCTCCCATGCCCACAGGGTCAgctccccctcctcctcagagtGTCATGACACCTCCCCCTCTGAACCCTGGAAATGCCGGCGGATATGACGCTCGTCATGGTCTGCCCAGCCAaggtggtgctggtggtcaGGCTCAATACAAGCCTTATGTGCCACCCGGCGATGGTCCTTCGGCTCCTGCACCAGACAGTTACTATCAAAGCGGTGGAGTTTACTAA
- a CDS encoding signal transducing adaptor molecule, protein MFRASAAGPYDEVVTKATDENLTSEDWGAIIEVCDKVGNDQNGPKEAVQSIIRRLAHRNANVQLYTLELAHALAQNCGKNMHRELSSRAFTDALLRLTNDRNTHTQVKSKIIEHMKSWSEMFSSDPELGIMSDAYNRATRSNPNIQPPSAPQKQGLTELDRQKEEDELQMALKLSLQEEERKKTAASSPGAQAGPSGQTESPAPSAPAGTTAATVSRVRALFDFAPSEPGELEFKKGDVIAVLESVYKDWWRGSLRGKTGIFPLNYVEKLTDPTPDELQREAQMEAEVFAEIKNVEKLLTLLSTSNTAPREEDNEEISKLYHQTLAIRPKLIKLIEKYSQKKDDFTQLNEKFIKARRDYEALLESSMAHPPQHNYQQYAMRPGPGQGYPQAGGYPPQGAALQDPSRYYTPGPQEQPPYQASSPPPNFQNQPQGQPAPFYVAGAEVPAGSQPYPPRNESPSNGKQPAPINTSTPGPNFNPYNQSQSNNPYTQAPTGGRPGSTYGAQELATSVYDSPIATNNPQQPTSAATFSSSVYSPEEPNENASAPPPGPYATHQQQPQQYQSYNPSQVPPMPTGSAPPPPQSVMTPPPLNPGNAGGYDARHGLPSQGGAGGQAQYKPYVPPGDGPSAPAPDSYYQSGGVY, encoded by the exons ATGTTCcgagcctcagcagcaggcCCTTATGATGAGGTCGTCA CCAAGGCCACCGACGAGAACCTCACGTCTGAGGATTGGGGCGCCATTATCGAGGTCTGCGACAAAGTAGGCAACGACCAAAATGGCCCCAAGGAGGCTGTTCAGAGCATCATTAGACGTCTTGCGCATCGCAACGCCAATGTCCAGCTTTACACTCTTGAG CTTGCGCATGCACTAGCCCAAAACTGTGGGAAGAACATGCACCGCGAACTTTCCAGCCGTGCCTTTACAGATGCCCTCCTCCGTCTTACCAACGACCGTAATACCCACACACAAGTCAAGTCTAAAATTATCGAGCACATGAAGAGCTGGTCCGAGATGTTCAGCAGCGATCCCGAGTTGGGCATTATGAGCGATGCTTACAACCGTGCCACACGAAGCAACCCGAACATCCAGCCCCCAAGTGCTCCTCAAAAGCAGGGCCTCACCGAGCTCGATCgccagaaggaagaggatgaatTGCAGATGGCTCTCAAATTGAGTctgcaggaggaggagcgcAAGAAGACTGCTGCAAGCAGTCCAGGCGCACAAGCCGGTCCTAGTGGCCAGACAGAGAGCCCTGCTCCTTCTGCGCCAGCTGGAACTACAGCGGCCACGGTGAGCCGGGTACGTGCGCTCTTCGACTTTGCTCCTTCTGAGCCCGGAGAGCTGGAATTCAAGAAGGGTGATGTGATTGCTGTTCTCGAGAGTGTATACAAGGACTGGTGGCGAGGCTCTCTCAGGGGCAAGACTGGCATCTTCCCGCTCAACTATGTCGAAAAGCTCACCGATCCCACACCGGATGAATTACAACGCGAGGCTCAGATGGAAGCCGAGGTGTtcgccgagatcaagaacgtTGAGAAGCTCCTCACGTTATTGAGCACTTCCAACACAGCGCCCCGAGAGGAAGATAACGAGGAGATTTCC AAGCTTTACCACCAGACTCTTGCGATTCGACCAAAGCTTATCAAGCTAATCGAGAAGTACTCtcagaagaagg ATGACTTTACACAGCTGAACGAAAAGTTCATCAAGGCTAGACGGGACTACGAGGCTCTGTTGGAGTCTTCCATGGCCCACCCTCCTCAGCACAACTACCAGCAATACGCAATGCGACCGGGTCCCGGTCAGGGCTATCCTCAAGCTGGCGGATATCCTCCCCAGGGAGCAGCTCTTCAGGACCCCTCAAGATATTATACTCCTGGCCCACAAG AACAACCTCCTTATCAAGCATCGTCTCCTCCCCCTAACTTCCAGAACCAACCTCAAGGTCAACCGGCACCTTTCTATGTAGCAGGAGCTGAGGTGCCCGCTGGTTCGCAGCCCTACCCTCCCCGGAACGAGTCTCCTTCCAATGGTAAACAGCCAGCCCCTATCAATACCTCGACACCGGGCCCGAACTTCAACCCTTACAACCAATCTCAGAGCAACAACCCTTACACGCAAGCGCCTACGGGAGGACGGCCTGGTAGCACATACGGAGCCCAAGAGTTGGCTACATCTGTCTACGATTCCCCTATAGCAACCAACAACCCACAGCAACCGACTTCGGCTGCCACATTTTCAAGCTCGGTGTATTCTCCTGAAGAGCCCAACGAGAACGCCAGCGCACCACCCCCTGGTCCTTATGCAAcgcatcagcagcagcctcaacaatACCAGAGCTACAACCCTTCCCAAGTCCCTCCCATGCCCACAGGGTCAgctccccctcctcctcagagtGTCATGACACCTCCCCCTCTGAACCCTGGAAATGCCGGCGGATATGACGCTCGTCATGGTCTGCCCAGCCAaggtggtgctggtggtcaGGCTCAATACAAGCCTTATGTGCCACCCGGCGATGGTCCTTCGGCTCCTGCACCAGACAGTTACTATCAAAGCGGTGGAGTTTACTAA